A single Cottoperca gobio chromosome 5, fCotGob3.1, whole genome shotgun sequence DNA region contains:
- the ldlrad2 gene encoding low-density lipoprotein receptor class A domain-containing protein 2: protein MMEVEVESCWLLLLLCFLTLHSSAIETVNVVDFCGQTIRGDGMIVNSHQESKKYYFVTMGTDCHLTMQASSPKDKVQFHFRFFLVYSLLRVAPLSPAPLFPESPRGSAPFNPRLEPTSGESSGDPCHAGSYVQFYDGGDRSSPPLGPPLCGKSPPRPVLSTGNYLTLRLVTRGTQPRVDFVGDFTSFRLGFNQSECSNEPYFTCRNGKCIPLSLVCDDKGIDNCGDGSDLEENLTTGCKAGQLLPPEPPPSIATPPPPFVKPPTTAIPHISCGVPDSPPSHESVTDSPASLSLLVLYIILGVVAGSVVLCWCCWSPGWFLWRVSFCRFLPCCNSACASCQLCARSCTHSKEHRLAKVTPHTPVNGTPTGMAATTNSADENVTTAAV, encoded by the exons atgatggaggtggaggtggagagctGCTGGCTGCTCCTTCTGCTCTGCTTCTTGACTCTCCACAGCTCGGCCATCGAGACCG TGAACGTGGTGGACTTCTGTGGCCAAACGATACGTGGTGACGGCATGATCGTCAACTCGCACCAGGAGTCCAAGAAGTACTACTTTGTTACCATGGGGACTGACTGCCACCTCACCATGCAGGCCAGCTCCCCTAAAGACAAGGTCCAGTTCCACTTCCGCTTCTTCCTGGTGTACAGTTTGTTACGAGTGGCCCCTCTGAGCCCGGCCCCTCTCTTTCCAGAGTCCCCTCGTGGCTCCGCCCCATTTAACCCCAGACTGGAGCCCACCTCCGGTGAGAGCTCGGGGGACCCGTGTCACGCAGGCTCATATGTCCAGTTCTATGATGGAGGTGACAGGAGCTCGCCTCCTCTTGGGCCTCCTCTTTGTGGGAAGAGCCCGCCCCGGCCGGTGCTGTCCACAGGAAACTACCTGACCCTGAGGCTGGTGACCCGGGGGACTCAGCCCAGAGTGGACTTTGTGGGGGACTTCACCTCCTTCAGGCTGG GTTTTAACCAATCAGAGTGCAGCAATGAGCCCTATTTCACCTGCAGAAATGGAAAGTGTATCCCTCTCAGTCTGGTGTGTGATGATAAAGGCATTGACAACTGTGGGGATGGAAGTGACCTGGAAGAAAACCTTACTACGGGTTGCAAAG CAGGTCAGCTTTTACCTCCTGAACCTCCACCGTCAATAGCAACCCCACCCCCACCTTTTGTGAAACCACCCACAACGGCCATTCCACACATCAGCTGTGGCGTTCCAGACAGCCCTCCAAGTCATGAGTCTGTAACAG ACTCCCCTGCCTCTCTGTCCCTGTTGGTTCTCTACATCATCCTGGGCGTGGTGGCAGGCAGCGTGGTgctctgctggtgctgctggtcaCCCGGTTGGTTCCTCTGGCGCGTCAGCTTCTGTCGCTTCTTACCCTGCTGCAACTCGGCCTGCGCCTCCTGTCAGCTCTGCGCCCGCAGCTGCACCCACAGCAAGGAGCACCGACTGGCAAAAGtcaccccacacacaccagTCAACGGGACCCCAACAGGCATGGCAGCCACCACCAACAGTGCTGATGAAAATGTTACCACGGCAGCTGTGTAG
- the nampt2 gene encoding nicotinamide phosphoribosyltransferase 2 isoform X3 — protein MCHHNHIIESDLITHYKQYPPNVSKIYSYFECRRKKGSQFSEVVFFGLQYLLKKYLIGQVVTEEKIQEAKIFYQMHFKQAVFDEESWRKVLEKHDGRLPIRIKAVPEGRIVPRGNVLFTVENTDPDFYWLTNYIETMLVQMWYPITVATISREFKKILAKHLKATSGGLEGLDLKLHDFGYRGVSSQESAALGGAAHLVNFCSTDTVAGLLMAQRYYGCPMAGFSIPAAEHSTIISWGRSREKEAFERVLDQFSSVPVSVVSDSYDIFNACKHIWGDELKERVMERNQDSCLVIRPDSGDPAETLIEVIKILGERFGFSLNSVGYKVLPACLRIIQGDGIDLSSVEEILQKLSDEGWSAENIFFGCGSALLQKLNRDTLSCAFKCSYVETNGKGMDVYKQPVTDPSKGSKRGRLLLRRNSDGFLETIERGAGKPEEDLLVTVFENGSLMQDYTLEEIRKNARLRDEEVNPTLHNHEQELLHKHIINGVH, from the exons ATGTGTCATCACAATCACATAATAGAATCTGATTTG aTCACACACTACAAACAGTACCCTCCAAATGTCAGCAAAATCTACTCCTACTTTGAATGCAGACGCAAGAAAGGCTCCCAGTTCAGTGAAGTGGTGTTCTTCGGTCTTCAGTATCTGCTGAAAAAGTACCTCATAG GCCAAGTTGTCACAGAGGAGAAGATTCAGGAAGCCAAGATCTTCTACCAGATGCACTTCAAACAGGCGGTGTTTGATGAGGAAAGCTGGAGGAAAGTCCTTGAG AAACACGATGGCCGTCTACCTATCCGGATCAAAGCGGTCCCTGAGGGGAGAATTGTACCGAGAGGCAACGTGCTCTTCACTGTGGAAAACACAGATCCCGACTTCTACTGGCTCACCAACTACATTGAG ACCATGCTGGTCCAGATGTGGTATCCCATCACAGTAGCCACCATATCCAGGGAGTTTAAGAAGATCCTGGCCAAGCACCTGAAGGCCACCTCCGGAGGCCTGGAAGGTCTCGACCTGAAACTTCATGACTTTggctacagaggagtctcctcacAGGAG TCTGCAGCATTAGGTGGAGCAGCTCACCTGGTTAACTTCTGCAGTACCGACACAGTTGCTGGGCTGCTGATGGCTCAGCGCTACTATGGCTGCCCGATGGCTGGCTTCTCTATTCCAGCAGCAGAACACAG CACCATCATCTCCTGGGGGAGGAGCAGGGAGAAGGAGGCGTTTGAGCGAGTCCTTGACCAGTTCTCCTCGGTGCCAGTGTCAGTAGTCAGTGACAGCTACGACATCTTTAACGCCTGTAAACACATCTGGGGAGACGAGCTGAAGGAGCGCGTCATGGAGCGCAACCAGGACTCATGTCTGGTCATCAGGCCGGACTCTGGCGACCCCGCAGAGACTCTTATTGAG GTCATCAAGATTTTGGGGGAGCGTTTTGGCTTTTCTCTGAACTCTGTGGGATACAAGGTTCTGCCTGCTTGCCTGCGAATTATTCAAGGAGACGGCATTGACCTCAGCTCAGTGGAAGAG atTCTTCAGAAGCTGAGTGATGAAGGCTGGAGTGCTGAGAACATCTTCTTTGGTTGTGGCAGTGCTTTGCTTCAGAAACTCAACAGAGATACACTCAGCTGTGCCTTTAAGTGCAGCTATGTGGAGACTAACGGCAAAGGG ATGGACGTGTACAAGCAGCCAGTGACCGACCCATCCAAGGGGTCAAAGAGGGGTCGATTGTTACTGAGGAGAAACTCTGACGGCTTCTTAGAGACAATAGAGAGAGGGGCAGGCAAGCCTGAGGAG GACCTGCTAGTGACTGTTTTTGAGAATGGCAGCCTGATGCAGGACTACACCCTTGAGGAGATCAGGAAGAACGCTCGGCTGAGGGACGAGGAGGTGAACCCCACCCTGCACAACCATGAACAGGAGCTGTTGCACAAACACATCATCAACGGGGTTCATTAG
- the nampt2 gene encoding nicotinamide phosphoribosyltransferase 2 isoform X1, with product MCHHNHIIESDLISRDYDGGVTAKMATAGTTLFELHRLTRNQWITHYKQYPPNVSKIYSYFECRRKKGSQFSEVVFFGLQYLLKKYLIGQVVTEEKIQEAKIFYQMHFKQAVFDEESWRKVLEKHDGRLPIRIKAVPEGRIVPRGNVLFTVENTDPDFYWLTNYIETMLVQMWYPITVATISREFKKILAKHLKATSGGLEGLDLKLHDFGYRGVSSQESAALGGAAHLVNFCSTDTVAGLLMAQRYYGCPMAGFSIPAAEHSTIISWGRSREKEAFERVLDQFSSVPVSVVSDSYDIFNACKHIWGDELKERVMERNQDSCLVIRPDSGDPAETLIEVIKILGERFGFSLNSVGYKVLPACLRIIQGDGIDLSSVEEILQKLSDEGWSAENIFFGCGSALLQKLNRDTLSCAFKCSYVETNGKGMDVYKQPVTDPSKGSKRGRLLLRRNSDGFLETIERGAGKPEEDLLVTVFENGSLMQDYTLEEIRKNARLRDEEVNPTLHNHEQELLHKHIINGVH from the exons ATGTGTCATCACAATCACATAATAGAATCTGATTTG ATTAGCCGGGACTACGACGGTGGTGTaactgccaagatggcgacggctgGGACCACCCTCTTTGAGCTTCACAGGCTCACCAgaaaccaatgg aTCACACACTACAAACAGTACCCTCCAAATGTCAGCAAAATCTACTCCTACTTTGAATGCAGACGCAAGAAAGGCTCCCAGTTCAGTGAAGTGGTGTTCTTCGGTCTTCAGTATCTGCTGAAAAAGTACCTCATAG GCCAAGTTGTCACAGAGGAGAAGATTCAGGAAGCCAAGATCTTCTACCAGATGCACTTCAAACAGGCGGTGTTTGATGAGGAAAGCTGGAGGAAAGTCCTTGAG AAACACGATGGCCGTCTACCTATCCGGATCAAAGCGGTCCCTGAGGGGAGAATTGTACCGAGAGGCAACGTGCTCTTCACTGTGGAAAACACAGATCCCGACTTCTACTGGCTCACCAACTACATTGAG ACCATGCTGGTCCAGATGTGGTATCCCATCACAGTAGCCACCATATCCAGGGAGTTTAAGAAGATCCTGGCCAAGCACCTGAAGGCCACCTCCGGAGGCCTGGAAGGTCTCGACCTGAAACTTCATGACTTTggctacagaggagtctcctcacAGGAG TCTGCAGCATTAGGTGGAGCAGCTCACCTGGTTAACTTCTGCAGTACCGACACAGTTGCTGGGCTGCTGATGGCTCAGCGCTACTATGGCTGCCCGATGGCTGGCTTCTCTATTCCAGCAGCAGAACACAG CACCATCATCTCCTGGGGGAGGAGCAGGGAGAAGGAGGCGTTTGAGCGAGTCCTTGACCAGTTCTCCTCGGTGCCAGTGTCAGTAGTCAGTGACAGCTACGACATCTTTAACGCCTGTAAACACATCTGGGGAGACGAGCTGAAGGAGCGCGTCATGGAGCGCAACCAGGACTCATGTCTGGTCATCAGGCCGGACTCTGGCGACCCCGCAGAGACTCTTATTGAG GTCATCAAGATTTTGGGGGAGCGTTTTGGCTTTTCTCTGAACTCTGTGGGATACAAGGTTCTGCCTGCTTGCCTGCGAATTATTCAAGGAGACGGCATTGACCTCAGCTCAGTGGAAGAG atTCTTCAGAAGCTGAGTGATGAAGGCTGGAGTGCTGAGAACATCTTCTTTGGTTGTGGCAGTGCTTTGCTTCAGAAACTCAACAGAGATACACTCAGCTGTGCCTTTAAGTGCAGCTATGTGGAGACTAACGGCAAAGGG ATGGACGTGTACAAGCAGCCAGTGACCGACCCATCCAAGGGGTCAAAGAGGGGTCGATTGTTACTGAGGAGAAACTCTGACGGCTTCTTAGAGACAATAGAGAGAGGGGCAGGCAAGCCTGAGGAG GACCTGCTAGTGACTGTTTTTGAGAATGGCAGCCTGATGCAGGACTACACCCTTGAGGAGATCAGGAAGAACGCTCGGCTGAGGGACGAGGAGGTGAACCCCACCCTGCACAACCATGAACAGGAGCTGTTGCACAAACACATCATCAACGGGGTTCATTAG
- the nampt2 gene encoding nicotinamide phosphoribosyltransferase 2 isoform X4 — MITHYKQYPPNVSKIYSYFECRRKKGSQFSEVVFFGLQYLLKKYLIGQVVTEEKIQEAKIFYQMHFKQAVFDEESWRKVLEKHDGRLPIRIKAVPEGRIVPRGNVLFTVENTDPDFYWLTNYIETMLVQMWYPITVATISREFKKILAKHLKATSGGLEGLDLKLHDFGYRGVSSQESAALGGAAHLVNFCSTDTVAGLLMAQRYYGCPMAGFSIPAAEHSTIISWGRSREKEAFERVLDQFSSVPVSVVSDSYDIFNACKHIWGDELKERVMERNQDSCLVIRPDSGDPAETLIEVIKILGERFGFSLNSVGYKVLPACLRIIQGDGIDLSSVEEILQKLSDEGWSAENIFFGCGSALLQKLNRDTLSCAFKCSYVETNGKGMDVYKQPVTDPSKGSKRGRLLLRRNSDGFLETIERGAGKPEEDLLVTVFENGSLMQDYTLEEIRKNARLRDEEVNPTLHNHEQELLHKHIINGVH; from the exons ATG aTCACACACTACAAACAGTACCCTCCAAATGTCAGCAAAATCTACTCCTACTTTGAATGCAGACGCAAGAAAGGCTCCCAGTTCAGTGAAGTGGTGTTCTTCGGTCTTCAGTATCTGCTGAAAAAGTACCTCATAG GCCAAGTTGTCACAGAGGAGAAGATTCAGGAAGCCAAGATCTTCTACCAGATGCACTTCAAACAGGCGGTGTTTGATGAGGAAAGCTGGAGGAAAGTCCTTGAG AAACACGATGGCCGTCTACCTATCCGGATCAAAGCGGTCCCTGAGGGGAGAATTGTACCGAGAGGCAACGTGCTCTTCACTGTGGAAAACACAGATCCCGACTTCTACTGGCTCACCAACTACATTGAG ACCATGCTGGTCCAGATGTGGTATCCCATCACAGTAGCCACCATATCCAGGGAGTTTAAGAAGATCCTGGCCAAGCACCTGAAGGCCACCTCCGGAGGCCTGGAAGGTCTCGACCTGAAACTTCATGACTTTggctacagaggagtctcctcacAGGAG TCTGCAGCATTAGGTGGAGCAGCTCACCTGGTTAACTTCTGCAGTACCGACACAGTTGCTGGGCTGCTGATGGCTCAGCGCTACTATGGCTGCCCGATGGCTGGCTTCTCTATTCCAGCAGCAGAACACAG CACCATCATCTCCTGGGGGAGGAGCAGGGAGAAGGAGGCGTTTGAGCGAGTCCTTGACCAGTTCTCCTCGGTGCCAGTGTCAGTAGTCAGTGACAGCTACGACATCTTTAACGCCTGTAAACACATCTGGGGAGACGAGCTGAAGGAGCGCGTCATGGAGCGCAACCAGGACTCATGTCTGGTCATCAGGCCGGACTCTGGCGACCCCGCAGAGACTCTTATTGAG GTCATCAAGATTTTGGGGGAGCGTTTTGGCTTTTCTCTGAACTCTGTGGGATACAAGGTTCTGCCTGCTTGCCTGCGAATTATTCAAGGAGACGGCATTGACCTCAGCTCAGTGGAAGAG atTCTTCAGAAGCTGAGTGATGAAGGCTGGAGTGCTGAGAACATCTTCTTTGGTTGTGGCAGTGCTTTGCTTCAGAAACTCAACAGAGATACACTCAGCTGTGCCTTTAAGTGCAGCTATGTGGAGACTAACGGCAAAGGG ATGGACGTGTACAAGCAGCCAGTGACCGACCCATCCAAGGGGTCAAAGAGGGGTCGATTGTTACTGAGGAGAAACTCTGACGGCTTCTTAGAGACAATAGAGAGAGGGGCAGGCAAGCCTGAGGAG GACCTGCTAGTGACTGTTTTTGAGAATGGCAGCCTGATGCAGGACTACACCCTTGAGGAGATCAGGAAGAACGCTCGGCTGAGGGACGAGGAGGTGAACCCCACCCTGCACAACCATGAACAGGAGCTGTTGCACAAACACATCATCAACGGGGTTCATTAG
- the nampt2 gene encoding nicotinamide phosphoribosyltransferase 2 isoform X5: MHFKQAVFDEESWRKVLEKHDGRLPIRIKAVPEGRIVPRGNVLFTVENTDPDFYWLTNYIETMLVQMWYPITVATISREFKKILAKHLKATSGGLEGLDLKLHDFGYRGVSSQESAALGGAAHLVNFCSTDTVAGLLMAQRYYGCPMAGFSIPAAEHSTIISWGRSREKEAFERVLDQFSSVPVSVVSDSYDIFNACKHIWGDELKERVMERNQDSCLVIRPDSGDPAETLIEVIKILGERFGFSLNSVGYKVLPACLRIIQGDGIDLSSVEEILQKLSDEGWSAENIFFGCGSALLQKLNRDTLSCAFKCSYVETNGKGMDVYKQPVTDPSKGSKRGRLLLRRNSDGFLETIERGAGKPEEDLLVTVFENGSLMQDYTLEEIRKNARLRDEEVNPTLHNHEQELLHKHIINGVH, encoded by the exons ATGCACTTCAAACAGGCGGTGTTTGATGAGGAAAGCTGGAGGAAAGTCCTTGAG AAACACGATGGCCGTCTACCTATCCGGATCAAAGCGGTCCCTGAGGGGAGAATTGTACCGAGAGGCAACGTGCTCTTCACTGTGGAAAACACAGATCCCGACTTCTACTGGCTCACCAACTACATTGAG ACCATGCTGGTCCAGATGTGGTATCCCATCACAGTAGCCACCATATCCAGGGAGTTTAAGAAGATCCTGGCCAAGCACCTGAAGGCCACCTCCGGAGGCCTGGAAGGTCTCGACCTGAAACTTCATGACTTTggctacagaggagtctcctcacAGGAG TCTGCAGCATTAGGTGGAGCAGCTCACCTGGTTAACTTCTGCAGTACCGACACAGTTGCTGGGCTGCTGATGGCTCAGCGCTACTATGGCTGCCCGATGGCTGGCTTCTCTATTCCAGCAGCAGAACACAG CACCATCATCTCCTGGGGGAGGAGCAGGGAGAAGGAGGCGTTTGAGCGAGTCCTTGACCAGTTCTCCTCGGTGCCAGTGTCAGTAGTCAGTGACAGCTACGACATCTTTAACGCCTGTAAACACATCTGGGGAGACGAGCTGAAGGAGCGCGTCATGGAGCGCAACCAGGACTCATGTCTGGTCATCAGGCCGGACTCTGGCGACCCCGCAGAGACTCTTATTGAG GTCATCAAGATTTTGGGGGAGCGTTTTGGCTTTTCTCTGAACTCTGTGGGATACAAGGTTCTGCCTGCTTGCCTGCGAATTATTCAAGGAGACGGCATTGACCTCAGCTCAGTGGAAGAG atTCTTCAGAAGCTGAGTGATGAAGGCTGGAGTGCTGAGAACATCTTCTTTGGTTGTGGCAGTGCTTTGCTTCAGAAACTCAACAGAGATACACTCAGCTGTGCCTTTAAGTGCAGCTATGTGGAGACTAACGGCAAAGGG ATGGACGTGTACAAGCAGCCAGTGACCGACCCATCCAAGGGGTCAAAGAGGGGTCGATTGTTACTGAGGAGAAACTCTGACGGCTTCTTAGAGACAATAGAGAGAGGGGCAGGCAAGCCTGAGGAG GACCTGCTAGTGACTGTTTTTGAGAATGGCAGCCTGATGCAGGACTACACCCTTGAGGAGATCAGGAAGAACGCTCGGCTGAGGGACGAGGAGGTGAACCCCACCCTGCACAACCATGAACAGGAGCTGTTGCACAAACACATCATCAACGGGGTTCATTAG
- the nampt2 gene encoding nicotinamide phosphoribosyltransferase 2 isoform X2: MAAQDFNFLLATDSYKITHYKQYPPNVSKIYSYFECRRKKGSQFSEVVFFGLQYLLKKYLIGQVVTEEKIQEAKIFYQMHFKQAVFDEESWRKVLEKHDGRLPIRIKAVPEGRIVPRGNVLFTVENTDPDFYWLTNYIETMLVQMWYPITVATISREFKKILAKHLKATSGGLEGLDLKLHDFGYRGVSSQESAALGGAAHLVNFCSTDTVAGLLMAQRYYGCPMAGFSIPAAEHSTIISWGRSREKEAFERVLDQFSSVPVSVVSDSYDIFNACKHIWGDELKERVMERNQDSCLVIRPDSGDPAETLIEVIKILGERFGFSLNSVGYKVLPACLRIIQGDGIDLSSVEEILQKLSDEGWSAENIFFGCGSALLQKLNRDTLSCAFKCSYVETNGKGMDVYKQPVTDPSKGSKRGRLLLRRNSDGFLETIERGAGKPEEDLLVTVFENGSLMQDYTLEEIRKNARLRDEEVNPTLHNHEQELLHKHIINGVH, from the exons ATGGCAGCACAGGATTTTAATTTCTTGCTTGCGACGGATTCTTACAAG aTCACACACTACAAACAGTACCCTCCAAATGTCAGCAAAATCTACTCCTACTTTGAATGCAGACGCAAGAAAGGCTCCCAGTTCAGTGAAGTGGTGTTCTTCGGTCTTCAGTATCTGCTGAAAAAGTACCTCATAG GCCAAGTTGTCACAGAGGAGAAGATTCAGGAAGCCAAGATCTTCTACCAGATGCACTTCAAACAGGCGGTGTTTGATGAGGAAAGCTGGAGGAAAGTCCTTGAG AAACACGATGGCCGTCTACCTATCCGGATCAAAGCGGTCCCTGAGGGGAGAATTGTACCGAGAGGCAACGTGCTCTTCACTGTGGAAAACACAGATCCCGACTTCTACTGGCTCACCAACTACATTGAG ACCATGCTGGTCCAGATGTGGTATCCCATCACAGTAGCCACCATATCCAGGGAGTTTAAGAAGATCCTGGCCAAGCACCTGAAGGCCACCTCCGGAGGCCTGGAAGGTCTCGACCTGAAACTTCATGACTTTggctacagaggagtctcctcacAGGAG TCTGCAGCATTAGGTGGAGCAGCTCACCTGGTTAACTTCTGCAGTACCGACACAGTTGCTGGGCTGCTGATGGCTCAGCGCTACTATGGCTGCCCGATGGCTGGCTTCTCTATTCCAGCAGCAGAACACAG CACCATCATCTCCTGGGGGAGGAGCAGGGAGAAGGAGGCGTTTGAGCGAGTCCTTGACCAGTTCTCCTCGGTGCCAGTGTCAGTAGTCAGTGACAGCTACGACATCTTTAACGCCTGTAAACACATCTGGGGAGACGAGCTGAAGGAGCGCGTCATGGAGCGCAACCAGGACTCATGTCTGGTCATCAGGCCGGACTCTGGCGACCCCGCAGAGACTCTTATTGAG GTCATCAAGATTTTGGGGGAGCGTTTTGGCTTTTCTCTGAACTCTGTGGGATACAAGGTTCTGCCTGCTTGCCTGCGAATTATTCAAGGAGACGGCATTGACCTCAGCTCAGTGGAAGAG atTCTTCAGAAGCTGAGTGATGAAGGCTGGAGTGCTGAGAACATCTTCTTTGGTTGTGGCAGTGCTTTGCTTCAGAAACTCAACAGAGATACACTCAGCTGTGCCTTTAAGTGCAGCTATGTGGAGACTAACGGCAAAGGG ATGGACGTGTACAAGCAGCCAGTGACCGACCCATCCAAGGGGTCAAAGAGGGGTCGATTGTTACTGAGGAGAAACTCTGACGGCTTCTTAGAGACAATAGAGAGAGGGGCAGGCAAGCCTGAGGAG GACCTGCTAGTGACTGTTTTTGAGAATGGCAGCCTGATGCAGGACTACACCCTTGAGGAGATCAGGAAGAACGCTCGGCTGAGGGACGAGGAGGTGAACCCCACCCTGCACAACCATGAACAGGAGCTGTTGCACAAACACATCATCAACGGGGTTCATTAG